Genomic DNA from Pseudomonas helmanticensis:
CACCGATCGCCACGCCTGGGCCGCGCATTACCTGACGGTGATGGGCAAAGCCTTGATTGATGACGTGATCCAAGCGCTGATCCCACGACCTGCGCGTACGAAGACCGAGTCTGAAGCAGAGATGCCTGAAGGCTTGTAGAGGTTTGAAGATCAAAAGATCGCAGCCTTCGGCAGCTCCTACGTGGAATGCGAAACCTGTAGGAGCTGCCGAAGGCTGCGATCTTTTGATCTGAAGTTGCCGCCCACAAAAAAGCCCCCGCCCGCCACTAGGCCAACGAGGGCTTTTCAGTTGAGGCGAAGCTTACATCTCCACCTGCGTCCCCAACTCAATCACCCGGTTCAGCGGCAGATTGAAGAAACGCAAATTGCCGTTGGCATTCTTCAACATGAACGCAAACAACGCCTCTCGCCAACGCGCCATACCTTCAAGTTTCGAGGCAATCACCGTTTCCCGGCTGAGGAAGTAAGTCGTGCGCATCGGGCTGAAGTCCAGATCATCCAGATGACACAGCTTCAGCGCTTGCGGCACGTCCGGTTCGTCGGTGAATCCGAAGTGCAGGATCACCCGGAAGAAGCCTTCGCCATGAGCCTCGACCTCGAAACGTCGCGATGGCGGTACGCGCGGGATGTCTTCGTAGACCACCGTCAGCAGAACCACTTGCTCATGCAGTACCTGGTTGTGCAGCAAGTTGTGCAACAGCGCATGCGGCACGGCGTCGGAACGCGCAGTGAGGAACACCGCGGTGCCCTGTACCCGATGCGGCGGTTGCACGCGGATGCTGCTGATGAAGATCGGCAGCGGCAGCGCGCCTTCGTCGAGGCGTTCGACCAGCAATTGCTTGCCGCGCTTCCAGGTGGTCATCAGCACGAACAGGGCGATACCGGCGATCACTGGGAACGCACCGCCCTGCACGATTTTCGGCACGTTGGCGGCGAAGTACAGGCCGTCCACCAGCAGGAAGCCGATCAATACCGGCACCGCGAGGATCGGTGGCCATTTCCACAGCAGCAGCATCACCGCCGACACCAGAATGGTGGTCATCAGCATGGTGCCAGTCACCGCCACGCCGTAGGCCGAGGCCAGTGCGCCGGAGGACTCGAAGCCCAGCACCAACAGGACCACGCCCACCATCAGCGCCCAGTTCACCGCGCCAATATAGATCTGGCCCTGTTCATCGCTGGAGGTGTGCTGAATGTACATGCGCGGAATATAGCCAAGCTGAATCGCCTGACGAGTCAGGGAGAACGCGCCGGAAATTACCGCTTGCGAGGCAATCACCGTGGCCATGGTCGACAGACCGACCAATGGAATCAGCGCCCAACTCGGCGCCAACAGATAGAACGGGTTACGTGCCGCTTCCGGGTTATCCAGCAGCAAGGCACCTTGACCGAAATAATTCAGCACGAGCGCCGGCAGAACCAAAATGAACCAGGCGCGGGCAATCGGCTTGCGGCCGAAGTGGCCCATGTCGGCATACAGTGCTTCGGCACCGGTCAGCGCCAGCACCACGGCGCCGAGGATCGCCACGCCCATGCCAGGGTGCACAGTGAAGAAGCGTACCGCCCAAGCAGGATTCATCGCATGCAGCACTTCCGGGGTGTGGCTGATGCCATACACGCCGAGAGCGCCGAGGACGAGGAACCAGGTGACCATGATCGGCCCGAACAGAATGCCGATCCGCGCCGTACCGTGACGCTGGATCAGGAACAAACCGACCAGCACCACCAGCGACAGCGGCACCACCCAATGGTCGATGCCATCGAATGCCAGCCCCAGACCCTCAATCGCCGACAGCACGGAAATCGCCGGGGTGATCATGCTGTCGCCGTAAAACAGCGCCGCGCCGATCAGCCCGCAAACCACCAGCAACGAACGCAGCTTCTTGCGATGCCCTGCCGCCCGCCGCGCCAGTGCGGTGAGCGCCATGATGCCGCCCTCGCCCTGGTTGTCGGCGCGCAGCACGAACATCATGTATTTGATCGACACCACCCAGATCAGCGACCAGAAGATCAACGACAGAATGCCCAGCACGCCGTCGTGGTTGACCGGTACGCCGTAACCGCCGGAAAACACTTCTTTGAGGGTGTACAACGGGCTCGTGCCGATGTCGCCGTAAACTACCCCGACTGCCGCGACCAGCATGCTCAGCGGCTTGGAGGCCGAACCCTCGGCGCCTGCCGCATGACTACTTGCCTGACCCATCCAACACTCCTGATTTTAGAACCGGCTTCTTTGAATGAAGCACTATGCTTTGTGGTGCAGCATGCGCCGTTTTACCTGTTGTTACAGACGTTTTGTTGACTGTAAAAAATTGGTAAAGCTCCACGGCGCGAAGCATAGCGCAGCACTCGTCGTATTTCCCTGCATAAAGCTGGTCAAGTGCGTTGCTCGCCGCTAGAATTGCGCACTTTTTGATCAGAGGCGCGCCCTAAGCGCCCATCCGTCGGCTTTCGCACCAAGAAAGCGATGTCACAAAATACCGAGGTTAGACATGTCCACCACTCCTGCGCCGGCCAATCCAAAGGTTGGCTTTGTATCTCTGGGTTGCCCGAAAGCACTGGTCGACTCCGAGCGCATCCTGACCCAGCTGCGCATGGAAGGCTATGACGTGGTGTCCACCTATCAGGACGCCGACGTTGTCGTCGTCAACACCTGCGGTTTCATCGATTCGGCCAAGGCTGAGTCTTTGGAAGTGATCGGCGAAGCGATCAAGGAAAACGGCAAGGTGATCGTCACCGGTTGCATGGGCGTGGAAGAAGGCAACATCCGCAACGTCCACCCGAGCGTGCTGGCCGTGACCGGTCCGCAGCAGTACGAGCAAGTGGTCAACGCCGTGCACCAAGTGGTGCCGCCACGTAAGGATCACAACCCGCTGATCGACCTGGTGCCGCCGCAAGGCATCAAGCTGACCCCGCGTCACTATGCGTACCTGAAGATTTCCGAAGGCTGTAACCACAGCTGCTCGTTCTGCATCATCCCGTCGATGCGCGGCAAACTGGTCAGCCGTCCGGTTGGCGATGTGCTCGACGAAGCTCAGCGTCTGGTCAAATCCGGCGTTAAAGAGTTGCTGGTCATTTCGCAGGACACCAGCGCTTACGGCGTTGACGTGAAATACCGCACTGGCTTCTGGAACGGCGCGCCGGTGAAAACCCGCATGACCGAACTCTGCGAAGCGCTCAGCACCCTCGGCGTCTGGGTGCGTCTGCACTACGTTTACCCGTACCCGCACGTTGACGAGCTGATTCCGCTGATGGCCGCCGGCAAGATCCTGCCGTACCTGGACATCCCGTTCCAGCACGCCAGCCCGAAAGTGCTGAAGTCGATGAAACGCCCGGCGTTCGAAGACAAGACCCTGGCGCGCATCAAGAACTGGCGCGAAATCTGCCCGGACCTGATCATCCGTTCGACCTTCATCGTCGGTTTCCCGGGCGAAACCGAAGAAGATTTCCAGTACCTGCTGAACTGGCTGACCGAAGCCCAGCTCGACCGCGTCGGCTGCTTCCAGTACTCGCCGGTTGAAGGCGCTCCGGCCAATGATCTGGATCTGGAGATCGTCCCGGACGACGTCAAGCAGGATCGTTGGGATCGCTTCATGGCGCACCAGCAAGCGATCAGCTCGGCACGCCTGCAACTGCGCATCGGCCGTGAAATCGAAGTGCTGGTGGACGAAGTCGACGAGCAAGGCGCAGTTGGCCGCTGCTTCTTCGACGCACCGGAAATCGACGGCAACGTGTTCATCGACAACGGCAGCAACCTGAAGCCGGGCGACAAGGTCTGGTGCAAAGTCACCGACGCCGACGAATACGACCTGTGGGCTGAGCAGATATAAACGTCAAAAGCCCCTCACCCTAGCCCTCTCCCGAGGGAGAGGGGACTGATCGAGGTGTTCTCACGAGCTGCACCGACCTGAACGTTCGAGTCGAACTCAGGTTTGAACAGCACGAAGATCAGCTCCCTTCCCCCTCGCCCCCTTGGGGGAGAGGGTTGGGGTGAGGGGGAAGGCAGACACCGCAACTAATACAGAAAGCCCCGCTCTTTTTAAGAGATGCGGGGCTTTTTTACGGCTATCGTTTAGCGGGGGACGGACTCCCTTGAAACGGACAAGAGGCAGACGGGCATGCGTCACCATTCGGTCATCCACACACCGAAACTCAGCGATTATCAGGAACTGACCCGAGTCTGGGAGGCCTCGGTTCGCGCCACCCATGATTTTCTGCCGGACAGCTACATCGAATTGCTGCGCAATCTGGTGCTGACGCGTTATCTGGATGCCGTGATGTTGATCTGCACCAAGGACGCCAATCAGCGCATTACCGGGTTTGCCGGTGTTGCGGCGGGAAAAATTGAAATGCTGTTCATCGATCCGGATTATCGGGGGCAGGGCTTGGGCAAGAAACTGCTCAACTACGCGATGCAGCACCTGAATGCCGATGAACTCGACGTCAACGAACAGAATCCGCAAGCGCTGGGCTTTTACTTCAAGCAGGGGTTTGAAGTGATCGGACGCTCTGAGGTGGATGGCATGGGCCAACCGTATCCGTTGCTGCATATGCGCTTGAGGCAGAACCAGCAACGCTCAAGCCACGCCTGACACACCACAAACAAATGTAGGAGTGAGCCTGCTCGCGATAGCGCCAGATCAGCCAACATCAATGTCGAATGTCAGATGGCTATCGCGAGCAGGCCCACTCCTACAAAAAGCCACACCGTGAAAATGGAACCGGGCTTAACCGGCGCCACACAGGTACAATGCCCACCCCTTTTTTGTTACGGCCCTGTCATGACTGACCCGATTCGCCTCTCCAAACGCCTCATCGAACTGGTCGGTTGCTCCCGCCGGGAGGCCGAGCTGTTCATCGAGGGCGGCTGGGTCACCGTGGACGGCGAAGTGATTGACGAGCCGCAATTCAAGGTCGGCGAGCAGAAAGTCGAGCTCGACAAGGACGCCAAGGCCACCGCGCCGGAGCCGGTGACCATCCTGCTCAACGCGCCGGCCGGCATCGACGTCGAGACCGCCATGCAGTCGCTCAGCGCCGAAACCCTCAGCGAAGAGCATCGTTTCAGCAAGCGCCCCCTGCGCGGGCACTTCCTGCGCCT
This window encodes:
- the rimO gene encoding 30S ribosomal protein S12 methylthiotransferase RimO, with protein sequence MSTTPAPANPKVGFVSLGCPKALVDSERILTQLRMEGYDVVSTYQDADVVVVNTCGFIDSAKAESLEVIGEAIKENGKVIVTGCMGVEEGNIRNVHPSVLAVTGPQQYEQVVNAVHQVVPPRKDHNPLIDLVPPQGIKLTPRHYAYLKISEGCNHSCSFCIIPSMRGKLVSRPVGDVLDEAQRLVKSGVKELLVISQDTSAYGVDVKYRTGFWNGAPVKTRMTELCEALSTLGVWVRLHYVYPYPHVDELIPLMAAGKILPYLDIPFQHASPKVLKSMKRPAFEDKTLARIKNWREICPDLIIRSTFIVGFPGETEEDFQYLLNWLTEAQLDRVGCFQYSPVEGAPANDLDLEIVPDDVKQDRWDRFMAHQQAISSARLQLRIGREIEVLVDEVDEQGAVGRCFFDAPEIDGNVFIDNGSNLKPGDKVWCKVTDADEYDLWAEQI
- a CDS encoding potassium transporter Kup produces the protein MLVAAVGVVYGDIGTSPLYTLKEVFSGGYGVPVNHDGVLGILSLIFWSLIWVVSIKYMMFVLRADNQGEGGIMALTALARRAAGHRKKLRSLLVVCGLIGAALFYGDSMITPAISVLSAIEGLGLAFDGIDHWVVPLSLVVLVGLFLIQRHGTARIGILFGPIMVTWFLVLGALGVYGISHTPEVLHAMNPAWAVRFFTVHPGMGVAILGAVVLALTGAEALYADMGHFGRKPIARAWFILVLPALVLNYFGQGALLLDNPEAARNPFYLLAPSWALIPLVGLSTMATVIASQAVISGAFSLTRQAIQLGYIPRMYIQHTSSDEQGQIYIGAVNWALMVGVVLLVLGFESSGALASAYGVAVTGTMLMTTILVSAVMLLLWKWPPILAVPVLIGFLLVDGLYFAANVPKIVQGGAFPVIAGIALFVLMTTWKRGKQLLVERLDEGALPLPIFISSIRVQPPHRVQGTAVFLTARSDAVPHALLHNLLHNQVLHEQVVLLTVVYEDIPRVPPSRRFEVEAHGEGFFRVILHFGFTDEPDVPQALKLCHLDDLDFSPMRTTYFLSRETVIASKLEGMARWREALFAFMLKNANGNLRFFNLPLNRVIELGTQVEM
- a CDS encoding GNAT family N-acetyltransferase, which translates into the protein MRHHSVIHTPKLSDYQELTRVWEASVRATHDFLPDSYIELLRNLVLTRYLDAVMLICTKDANQRITGFAGVAAGKIEMLFIDPDYRGQGLGKKLLNYAMQHLNADELDVNEQNPQALGFYFKQGFEVIGRSEVDGMGQPYPLLHMRLRQNQQRSSHA